Sequence from the Pararhizobium gei genome:
TCGAGCAGTCCACCGCAGCTTCCGCGTCCTTGGCCTTGGAGGCTGCCAGACTTCGTGACCTTGTCTCGCGGTTCCAGATGCAGACCTCCGCGACCACACAATCCTCAAACCTACGGCAGACAGCATATAAAGTGGCAGGGCGGGATCTTCCGCCACGACAATCACGGCACATCGCATGAGCTTGAGGCGACAAGCCGGCGCTCGGCGCCGGCGGTCGATCAAACAGCACCGAGACGCTCGTTCGGTCGAAGCAGGAATGGCTTAATACTGCGCGTGGGGCAGGGGCCAGTCCGCTTTGCTCCTCGGTCTTTCCGCAGGCTCCACCCTGCCTGAAACACCCTTCAGTTCCCGCGGAAAATCTCCAGTGCGACGATCTGCGCGAGCGTGCGGGAGAGTTCCTCGGTCAGTTGCTTCTCGCGGGCCTGGAAACGGGAACTCGGGGTCGGCAGGGAGATCGCGTAGAGGTCACCCTGATGATCGAAGAAGGCTCCGCCGACAGCCGATACGCCGGCCGTATGCTGGTCCCTGTCGAAGGCGATGTCGGTTTCCCTTATCGCTTCGATCTCGCTGCGGTACGCCTGCAGCCGTGCAGGATCCTGCGCGATGGCCGGCTGCTCCTCGAGCAATCTTGCGAGAACCTGTTTGTCGCTCAGCTTGGCGAGGCAGGCCTTGCCGTTGGCGGTGTCACACAGAGGAAAACTTTCGCCGACGAAGGACACGGTCCGCAATCTGTGGGTCCCAGGTATCTGATCGACGAACACCAGCCGTTTCGATCTGAAGACCGCCAGATCGACTGTCTCCTTCGTGCGGCGTGCCAGATCGACCAGATAGGGCCGGAGCATTTCCAGGACATCGATGCGAGCCGATTCCGCAAGGGCACCGATCTCCGGACCAAGGCGAATGCCACGATCCGGGCTGGCGGCAATGACGAACTGCTCTGCCTGAAGCGCGCCCACGATGCGCTGCACCGTCGAGCGCGGCAAGCCGACGCGGTCGGCGATTTGCCCGAGACTGAGGCCATCGCTCTCGTTCTTCAGGCTTCTCAGGATCGCTGCAGCACGGGCGATCACCTGGATGCCGGCGCGGCTGTCGTCATTGCTTTTTGATGCGTCATTCATCGACCAAAACCTCGCATTCTGTCGCCTCTGGCCCTCAAAAATCCACCTGATCGCCACCTTTCAGGCCGAGAATTTGCCGCGCCTCTGTTGGTGTAGCGATCTCATGTCCAAGCTCTTGCAGGATTGTCTTGATCTTGCCAACCTGCTCGGCATTGGAACGCGCCAGCTTTCCGCGTCCGATATAGAGGGAATCCTCCAGTCCCACCCGGACCGAGCCCCCCAGAAGGGCCGACTGGGTAGCAAACGGCATCTGGAAACGCCCGGCCGCCAGCACCGACCAACGATACGCGTCGCCGAACAGCTTGTCGGCCGTTCGCTTCATGAACAGGAGATTATCAAGGTCGGGACCGATCCCGCCCAGGATGCCGAAGATCATCTGGACGAAGAATGGCCCCTTGATCAGACCACGATCGACGAAATGCGCCAGAGTGTAGAGGTGGCCGACGTCGTAGCACTCGTGCTCGAACTTCGTGCCATGTTCTTCTCCGAGCGTTTTCACAATCCGCTCGATATCGCGGAAGGTATTGCGGAAAATGAAATCGTCCGTACCGCGCAGATAAGGCTCCTCCCATTCGTACTTCCAGTTTGAATAGCGGTCGGCCAACGGGTAGATGCCAAAATTCATGGACCCCATGTTCAACGAGCACATTTCGGGTTTCGCGGCCAGTGGTGCGGCAAGGCGATCTTCAACGGTCATGTTGAGGCCACCGCCAGTGGTGATGTTCACGACCGCATCGGTGGCCTGTTTGATGCGCGGCAGAAACTGCATGAACACCGCTGGATCCGGCGTTGGCCGACCGTCCTTCGGATCACGCGCATGCAGATGAAGGATCGAGGCTCCAGCCTCGGCGGCTTCAATGGACTGACGCGCAATATCGTCCGGCGTGAATGGCAGCGCATCGGACATGGTCGGGGTATGAATGCCGCCCGTCACCGCACAGGTGATGATGACTTTCTTGGAGAGGTCGGGCATTTCAATTCCTTTCGTGGAGAGAACGCGAAGCCATCCGTCGCTGACTATGAGTGCGGCGCGGAGACGGAATGCTCTTCGAAGACCACCCGGCGACGGATTGGGACAAGCGAAACGCCGGTGCGTTCGCTGACCATTCCCCAGATGCCGCGGGGCGCCTTGAGCATGATCACGATCGCCAGAGCACCGAGAACCAGCAGATAGGTCGTGCCGAAGTCGGCCAATGTTTCGCGCAGCAGGAAAAACAACACGGTTCCGATCAGCGGTCCCTCGATCGTTCCGATGCCGCCGATGACCGCGATGAAGATCACGAAGGCGGTCCAGTCGTTGACGCTGAATGCAGCATCCGGAGAGATACGCAGTTTCTGCAGAAAGATGAACGAGCCGACCATGGTCGTCAGCCCCGCAACGCTGACATAGACCATCATCTTGGTCAGCCATGGATTGATGCCGAGGCTTTCGGATGCGACCTCGCTGTCGCGCAGGCCGGTCAACGCAAGACCCATCTTCGAACGCAGCAAGACGACGACGAAGACCAAGGCAGCGACAGCAAGGGCCAGCCCCGTCCAATAAATCAGGATCTCACGCCATTCCCGGCTGCTTGCAATCCCCGCGATGACCGAAGTGGGCAGGCTCGACCCAGAGCCGCCACCGAGGGCGGAAACCTGAGCGAAGGACAGCCGTAGCACTTCCGCGAATACCCAGCTTCCGATTGCAAAATAGGCACCATAGAGCCGGAAAAGCAGCGCACCGACGGGAACGGCGATCACCGCGCCAAGCAGTCCCGCGAGAAGAATCGCCAGCAAGGGGTCGATGCCCAGGAAGATCGCCAACGCGAAAAGCATGTAACCGCCAAAGCCGACGAAAGCCTGTTGGCCAACAGAAACGAGCCCGCAATACCCGGCAAGCAGGTTCCACAGGCTCGCAAGGGCAAGAAAGGAAAACATCTCTCCCAGCAAGCGGATATTGGCGCGACCCGTCAGCCAGGGGGCCGCGACCAGGGCAATCAGCACCAGACAGGCTACGATCGCGGTCGCACGGCTGGTCGGCGTAAAGCGTTCGATGCGAAAGCGCATATCCGTCAATCCATTCTTGGAAACAGGCCGCGCGGCTTGAAAGCCAGCACGATGAAGAAGACGATGTGGCCCGCAAGAATCTGCCATCCCGGAGAAATCTGGGCGCCGATCGCCTGCGCAACGCCGAGGATCACGCCGCCCGCAAGCGTTCCCCACAGATTGCCAAGACCGCCGATGATGACGGCCTCGAAACCGAAGATCAGTCTGGCTGGACCGGATGCAGGGTCGAAATTGGTCCGGATCGCCAGGAAAATGCCGGCAATGGCGACGACACCAAGCGACAGTGCCATGGCCATCCCGAAGATGTGACGGCGGTCGATCATCATCAGTTGTGCCACCTCGCCATCATCGGACGTCGCTCGGAATGCCCGGCCCAGGGACGTATGAAAAAACACCCGGTCGAGAGCGAAGATCACCATGATCGACGTGACGAACATCAAAAGCGGAAGAACACCGATGGTCAGCCCGGAGACCAGATCGAAACTGGCCGTTTCGAGTGCGCCCGCAGGCAACCGCCGACTGTCGGCCGTGAAGCCGAGAAGCAACCCGTTCTGGAGCAGAACCGATATCCCGAACGTCACCAGCAAAGGCGAAAGAAGATCCTTGCCGATCGTGGGGTTAAGCAGAAATCGCTGAAGCAGATAGCCGATCAGGGCCATGATCGGGACAACCAGCAGCGCCGACGCCAAGGGATGCAGCCCCGTTGCCTGGACGACGACCAGGGCGATATAGGCAGCCAGCACGATGAGGTCGCCATGCGCGATATTGACCAGGCGCATCACGCCGAAGATCAGGGACAGGCCAGCCGCGAAAAGGGCATAGAGGCCTCCCAGCAAAATTCCCTGCACGATTGCATTGATCCAGTCCATGGCCATCAGGTTCCGAAATAGGCAGCCGTGATTTCGGCTCTGCTGAAATGAGAGGGATCGCCTGCCAGGGAGACTTTTCCCTCCTGCATGCACACGAAACGATCTGCAACGGACAGGGCGCGCGAGACGTCCTGCTCGACCAGAACTGCAGAGACCCCGCTTTCGACGATGGCAGGAAGCGCCGCGTAGATGTCCTTGATCACTACGGGAGCAAGGCCGAGCGAAATCTCATCGAAAAGAATGACAGCGGGATTGGCCATGAGGGCCCGTCCTATCGCCACCATTTGCTGCTGGCCGCCCGACAGCGCAGTTCCGGGGTTCTTGCGACGCTCCGCAAGAATGGGAAACAGCGCATAGACGCGCTCCAGCGACCACGCTCCCGGCTGGGCCCTTTCGCCGCCAATGACAAGGTTTTCCTCCACGGTCAGGGACCGGAACAGTCGGCGGCCTTCGGGAACCAGAGCAATGCCGCCTTTGGCGATCTTGTCCGGTCTCTGGCCTCCGACGTGCTCGCCCCTGAAACGCACCATGCCGCTCTCACACGCTACAAGTCCTGTCACCGCCTTCAGGAGCGTGCTCTTGCCGGCCCCGTTTGCCCCGATGAGGGCCAGCACCTCTGCGCGATGCAGCACCAGATCGACCCCAAAGAGTGCCTGGAAGTCGCCGTATCCGGCCTGCAGGCCATGGGTTGACAGAAGAACCTCAGCCATGATGTGCCTTCCCGTCTATCCCCATGTAGATGGCGGCCACCTCCGGGCTGGCCATGGTTGCAGCCGGATCGCCTTCGGCGATCTTCCGGCCAAAATCGATCACCGCGATCCGATCCGCCACGGCCATAAGCGCATGAACGACGTGCTCGATCCAGATAATCGAAACGCCCTCTGCCCGTATGCTCCGGATGGCGGCAATGAGCTCGATACATTCCGGCTCCGTCAGTCCCCCGGCAATCTCGTCGAGGAGCAGAAGTTTCGGGGAACTGGCGAGCGCACGCGCCATTTCCAGCCGTTTGCGTTCCAGCAAGGTGAGTTGTCCGGCCAAAACATTCGCCTTCTTCACCAACCCGGTCAGTTCGAGAACCTCGACAGCCTTTGCGGATCCGGCCTTCTCGGACCGGCAACCGCCGAAGGTCGCGCCGACCAGAACGTTCTCGTAGGTCGTCATTCCGACAAAGGGGTGCGGTATCTGGAACGAACGGCCGATCCCCCGATGACAGCGTTGCCGCGCGGGCATGTTCGTCACATCCGCTCCATCGAAATGGATCGTCCCGCTATCCGCCCTCGCGGTCCCGGCAATCAGATTGAAAAGTGTCGTCTTGCCGGCGCCGTTGGGACCGATGATGCCGAGGGCTTCCCCCGGACCAACCGATATCGACACCTTGTCCGTGACCTGAAGGGCGCCGTAGCGCTTGCTGACCGTATCGAGTGTTATGATTGCCATTCAACGTCCTCAAGCGGCCTGCCGCGGGAAGGGCAGCCGGGCGCGCAACCTCAGAGCAGTATGAGTTCGCCGCCCACAGGTATGTCGGGAGCCGTCTTGTTGGTGGTGATCACCAGGTCTGGCTTGCCATTGACGTTCTGCCACTGGCCAGCGACCAAAGGGGTCTTGGTGACGTTTTTCACCGGCCCCTTGGACCAGTCCACCGCACCGACGATCGTCTTCATGCTGGTGGCCTTGATCGCTTCAACAATGGCTGCGGGGTCGTCGAGATCCGCGCTGCGCTTCACAACGTCGGCAACCACCTCGAACAATGCGTGCTTGAAGCCGATCGGCTGCGTCCACGGCCGGTTTGTGGCCTTGACGTAGCCTTCCGCCAGGTCTCTCGCGCTTTCATCCGTCAGGCTGGACGAAAACGGATGGTTCGGCGACCACCAGATTTCCGAGGACAGGCCAATGCCGCGCTCGCCCAGGGAAGCAATGACGGAGGGAAAAAGCAGCGCCTTGCCAATGGTGACGATCCTGGGTTTCAGACCCTGCTGCCCCGCCTGACTCCAGAACGTGGCGAAATCCGGCGGGATCATGTTGCCTGTGACGATCTCGGCACCGGCTGCCTTGAAGGCGGATATCTGCGCCGAGAAATCATCTGACATCGGCTGATAGCGGCCTGGATCGGTGAGCGAGTAGCCGGCATCCGAAAGTGGCTTGGGGAAGCCACGTTCGGGATCGCCCCAGGCGTTTCCGTCGGCATCGTTGGGAAACAGGCCGCCGACCTTCTTTCCGACATTCGGATTGTCCCAGAGAGACAGGAACGCGCCGATCACATCTTCAAGCCCCCAGAAGAAGTGATAGGTGGTTTCGAAACCCTGTTCGGGATTGCCGTTTCGCCCGAAGAAATACGGCTGCCACGGGCAGTCGGTCGTGATGCAAGGCGTACCGTTGACTTCGGCCTGGTCGGACACCGGATTGACGGTATCCGGTGTCGAAGCAGCGACGATGATGTCCACTTCATCCTTGAGAATGAGGTCTGCGGCAACTTCGGCCGCACGGTTCGGATTGGACTGGCTGTCCTTGGATATGACCTCTATCGTCCAGCTCTTGCCATTGTTGTCGATGGCGGACAGAGACTTTCTGATACCTTCGAGAATATAGTCGTTGGCTTCAGCAAACCCTGCAAGCGGCCCGGTGACCGGACTGACATGACCGACCTTGATCGTCGGTGTCTGCGCATAGGCCCGCGTCCAACGAAGGATTGCCGGTGCGGCAAGCACCGTGCCGGCCGTCCGGATGAAATTTCTCCGGCTGACGCCGGGTCCTCCTGAATTCCTGAAGCGCATATTATCCTCCCAGACTCGCTCTCAGACACAGTTCATTGCGGCGGTAATTCGAAATCTCAATCGACCGGCTTGAACGCCTTGAGGTATCGGGCCACGCGCGACCTCAGCGCCTGTGCCTCTTCCTCGCTCCACGACCGAAACCCCTCTCCCGATTTCATTCCGAGCTTTCCGCTTTCGACCAACGCCTGCAAGTAGGACGACGGACCGGGCTCCCGGTTCAGATGTTTGAGCACGACATTGTGGATGTCCAGCGTCAGGTCTGTGCCGACGAGATCGGCATTCTCCAGCGGACCAAGGACGGCAAGCCGCCGTCCGAAGCTGGATTTTACAACCGTATCGACCGTCCGCGCATCGGCGATCCCTTCGGCGACGATCGCGATCGCCTCGCGCCAGAGGGCATGCTGCAGGCGGTTTCCGACGAAACCCGCCACATCCTTCCTGATATGAACGGGCGTCTTTCCCACTGACGACAACAGCGACAGGACGTGTTCGATGATCCGCGGTTCCGTCCGTTCCGTGCCGACGACCTCGACCAGCGGCACCAGGAAGGGTGGATTCCACCAATGTGTACCGACGATTCTTTCGGACGTTTCAAGACCCGCTGCAATGTCGGAAATCGGAATGACTGATGTATTGGATGCAAGGACCGCATGGCGGGGCGCAAGCGCGACCAGATCGGCGAAGATCGTGCGCTTCAGTTCCAGTTTTTCAGGCGCAGCCTCGATGACGATGTCGGCGCCGGCCACCGCAACGCTCAGTTCCGAACATCCCGTGACACGATCTTGCGCGCCATCGGCAAGCCCGAGGTCGGCCAGGTTCGTCGCAATTCGCGCACGCAGCGTATCAAGCGCTGACGGGCTTGCGTCAAAGACCGTGACATCATGACCACCTACAGCAAAAACCTGCGCGATTCCGTGGCCCATCAGACCCGCACCGATGATCGCGATGTTCTGTTTTCCCTGCACCATCGTCATCCCGCCGTATAGCCGCCATCGGCATAAAGGGTGTGGCCGGTGTAGAAATCGGACGCGCGGGAAGCGAGGAAAAGCAGCGGGCCTGCGAGATCGCCGGGTTCGCCCAGCCGGCCCTTGGGCACGCGCGCAAGGAAGCCCTTGCGAACGTCCTGCGCTTTTTCGGTGTCCTCGAACATCCATGCCGTCAACGGTGAGCGAAACACCGTCGGCGCTATGGCATTGACGGTAATACCGGTCGGACCCCACTCGCAACCCAGAGCGCGGGTCATGCCATCGACGGCGGCCTTGGATGCGCAATAGGCGGAATATCCGGCCGGATGGC
This genomic interval carries:
- a CDS encoding 3-hydroxyacyl-CoA dehydrogenase family protein; its protein translation is MVQGKQNIAIIGAGLMGHGIAQVFAVGGHDVTVFDASPSALDTLRARIATNLADLGLADGAQDRVTGCSELSVAVAGADIVIEAAPEKLELKRTIFADLVALAPRHAVLASNTSVIPISDIAAGLETSERIVGTHWWNPPFLVPLVEVVGTERTEPRIIEHVLSLLSSVGKTPVHIRKDVAGFVGNRLQHALWREAIAIVAEGIADARTVDTVVKSSFGRRLAVLGPLENADLVGTDLTLDIHNVVLKHLNREPGPSSYLQALVESGKLGMKSGEGFRSWSEEEAQALRSRVARYLKAFKPVD
- a CDS encoding ABC transporter substrate-binding protein, whose translation is MRFRNSGGPGVSRRNFIRTAGTVLAAPAILRWTRAYAQTPTIKVGHVSPVTGPLAGFAEANDYILEGIRKSLSAIDNNGKSWTIEVISKDSQSNPNRAAEVAADLILKDEVDIIVAASTPDTVNPVSDQAEVNGTPCITTDCPWQPYFFGRNGNPEQGFETTYHFFWGLEDVIGAFLSLWDNPNVGKKVGGLFPNDADGNAWGDPERGFPKPLSDAGYSLTDPGRYQPMSDDFSAQISAFKAAGAEIVTGNMIPPDFATFWSQAGQQGLKPRIVTIGKALLFPSVIASLGERGIGLSSEIWWSPNHPFSSSLTDESARDLAEGYVKATNRPWTQPIGFKHALFEVVADVVKRSADLDDPAAIVEAIKATSMKTIVGAVDWSKGPVKNVTKTPLVAGQWQNVNGKPDLVITTNKTAPDIPVGGELILL
- a CDS encoding ABC transporter ATP-binding protein, whose translation is MAIITLDTVSKRYGALQVTDKVSISVGPGEALGIIGPNGAGKTTLFNLIAGTARADSGTIHFDGADVTNMPARQRCHRGIGRSFQIPHPFVGMTTYENVLVGATFGGCRSEKAGSAKAVEVLELTGLVKKANVLAGQLTLLERKRLEMARALASSPKLLLLDEIAGGLTEPECIELIAAIRSIRAEGVSIIWIEHVVHALMAVADRIAVIDFGRKIAEGDPAATMASPEVAAIYMGIDGKAHHG
- a CDS encoding branched-chain amino acid ABC transporter permease; amino-acid sequence: MRFRIERFTPTSRATAIVACLVLIALVAAPWLTGRANIRLLGEMFSFLALASLWNLLAGYCGLVSVGQQAFVGFGGYMLFALAIFLGIDPLLAILLAGLLGAVIAVPVGALLFRLYGAYFAIGSWVFAEVLRLSFAQVSALGGGSGSSLPTSVIAGIASSREWREILIYWTGLALAVAALVFVVVLLRSKMGLALTGLRDSEVASESLGINPWLTKMMVYVSVAGLTTMVGSFIFLQKLRISPDAAFSVNDWTAFVIFIAVIGGIGTIEGPLIGTVLFFLLRETLADFGTTYLLVLGALAIVIMLKAPRGIWGMVSERTGVSLVPIRRRVVFEEHSVSAPHS
- a CDS encoding branched-chain amino acid ABC transporter permease; protein product: MDWINAIVQGILLGGLYALFAAGLSLIFGVMRLVNIAHGDLIVLAAYIALVVVQATGLHPLASALLVVPIMALIGYLLQRFLLNPTIGKDLLSPLLVTFGISVLLQNGLLLGFTADSRRLPAGALETASFDLVSGLTIGVLPLLMFVTSIMVIFALDRVFFHTSLGRAFRATSDDGEVAQLMMIDRRHIFGMAMALSLGVVAIAGIFLAIRTNFDPASGPARLIFGFEAVIIGGLGNLWGTLAGGVILGVAQAIGAQISPGWQILAGHIVFFIVLAFKPRGLFPRMD
- a CDS encoding IclR family transcriptional regulator codes for the protein MNDASKSNDDSRAGIQVIARAAAILRSLKNESDGLSLGQIADRVGLPRSTVQRIVGALQAEQFVIAASPDRGIRLGPEIGALAESARIDVLEMLRPYLVDLARRTKETVDLAVFRSKRLVFVDQIPGTHRLRTVSFVGESFPLCDTANGKACLAKLSDKQVLARLLEEQPAIAQDPARLQAYRSEIEAIRETDIAFDRDQHTAGVSAVGGAFFDHQGDLYAISLPTPSSRFQAREKQLTEELSRTLAQIVALEIFRGN
- a CDS encoding 3-keto-5-aminohexanoate cleavage protein produces the protein MPDLSKKVIITCAVTGGIHTPTMSDALPFTPDDIARQSIEAAEAGASILHLHARDPKDGRPTPDPAVFMQFLPRIKQATDAVVNITTGGGLNMTVEDRLAAPLAAKPEMCSLNMGSMNFGIYPLADRYSNWKYEWEEPYLRGTDDFIFRNTFRDIERIVKTLGEEHGTKFEHECYDVGHLYTLAHFVDRGLIKGPFFVQMIFGILGGIGPDLDNLLFMKRTADKLFGDAYRWSVLAAGRFQMPFATQSALLGGSVRVGLEDSLYIGRGKLARSNAEQVGKIKTILQELGHEIATPTEARQILGLKGGDQVDF
- a CDS encoding ABC transporter ATP-binding protein encodes the protein MAEVLLSTHGLQAGYGDFQALFGVDLVLHRAEVLALIGANGAGKSTLLKAVTGLVACESGMVRFRGEHVGGQRPDKIAKGGIALVPEGRRLFRSLTVEENLVIGGERAQPGAWSLERVYALFPILAERRKNPGTALSGGQQQMVAIGRALMANPAVILFDEISLGLAPVVIKDIYAALPAIVESGVSAVLVEQDVSRALSVADRFVCMQEGKVSLAGDPSHFSRAEITAAYFGT